TAAAAATTAGATGAAACTTTCCGATAGAAGATATAATATGATGTACAAATAATGTCACATCAGATATTTTCGTACACTATTaaacagtaaataaacaaaaatgattatctgatatatatttaatttgtcaagatctaatttaatataaaaaaattttgagatcTAATTTGATATACCGTCAATATATTGGGGGACAAATTGTTGGTTtactcatttatttatttacggCGGTCGTATGTACTGTATTCTATTTCTATTGTATATATGTCTGTACTGTATAAGCAAGTAAGCAGAATCATAGAAAGCAGCAGAATCATAGAAGAGGAGCATCGTCATCATCTCTCATCCTTCCTCACCCCCCCGTCTTCTATTTTCTTCTGGACATCTTCTAGTAAAGAAGAAGTGGGATTCCTCCCTCCTCTCCCAGTCCGACCACCCTAGCTAGCTGCTAATGGCTGCTGCCACCTTGAGCGCTCCCGACGCCGAGAAGCTGTCCAAGCTGAAAGCTGCTGTTGCAGGCCTTCACCAGATCAGGTCTCTCTTCCCTTCCTCTCATCCCTGATATATTCATCCCTCTTTCTCATACTCTCTTCCTTAATTCTGAGCATATGATCCTTCTCGAATCTGACGACTTTGCTTAAACTGGGTTGGATTCtgcctctctctccctctctctgtctctccaGTGACAACGAGAAGAATGGTTTCATCAACCTCGTCGCCCGCTATCTCAGGTTAAACAACCTTCGCATATAATGGGATCGCCTAGTCTTCCCTTCCCTTTCCATGATTCTTTCTTTCCTGGCAGCAGctgatctttttttcttcttttgcaaATTTAAATGCACGCTTTCACAGCGGCGAAGCACAGCACATCGAGTGGAGCAAGATCAAGACGCCCACCGATGAAGTGGTTGTTCCTTATGACCGCTTGGCTCCCGCTCCTGATGGTAATCTTTGCTCGCTATAACGATTCTCTTTTTAcacttgaaaaaataaaaaaaagtaatcttTGATTTCCTATTCTGAGCAGACGCCTCTGAGACCAAGAAACTTTTGGACAAACTGGTCGTCTTGAAACTCAATGGAGGCCTAGGAACGACAATGGGTTGCACCGGTCCCAAGTATGTCCGTTCTGTCTGATCTTTGGTTTTACATTCTTCTTCATCCATCCTTCAGATCCGATTGCCTGGAGTTAGTCCCTGTATTAGCTCAATTGTTCTATACAGCTATTTTCATTTGTaacctcatcatcatcatcatcgttgCTGTCCTGATAGCTATCACGCTGCTCGTTTAGCCATCACTTTCTTGGATCTTGACATCCAACTTCAGGTTGCTATTAGTGACTAGCTATGTGTTTGAGGAATGATGTTGATTAGATTACCTGGGCAAAACTGAGCGGGGATGTTATCTATGCTTTTGGCACCTGCCATTCTAGCTTTTCAAAGCTGTGTACATGATGTCTTGCTTCCTATCATTTCTGCATGGTCTGCTAATTCTAGTTGACCTATCATCTACACATTCTTTTCCTAATCTTTCTTTAATGCAGATCTGTTATCGAAGTGCGTAACGGGTTGACATTTCTTGACCTTATTGTCATCCAGATTGAGGTCAgcttttatcattttctatCCTCTCTGCAGGACTCCTCATTCTTTCTGTCTGGTAGCTTatgccctctctctctttgtagAATCTGAATAATACATATAAATGCAATGTTCCCCTCCTACTGATGAATTCATTTAACACTCATGACGACACGATGAAGGTACACAACTTTCCGCTCTGATTTTaccaattttatttaagacaTCTTGGAAATGACTTCTTCCCGTGAAAAGCAGATAGTTGAGAAATACTCCAACTCAAATGTCGAGATTCATACTTTTAATCAGGTTTGCAACTATGAGATCTCTGTTTCGGTGATTTCGGTATTTGCTTTTGAAATTACTACATATATGTGAATTTAATGTACTTTCAACACTTTTCTGAATTGATGCAGAGCCAATATCCCCGCTTGGTTGTTGATGATTTTATGCCTTTGCCATGCAAAGGGCATACTGGTAAAGATGGATGGTAAAACTTTTGCCTGCTTTATCATAGAGGATTTGATGGCTGCATATGTGTCTTTCCTTAGATTCCTGTTTTGACGTTCTTTCCCATGTTTGATCAATAGTTACTGACTATGTGTGATCTCTACCTTTAACATTAGTTGTAGCTTTATATACTTTAGCTATCATTGATCCGCTCGTGCATCATCATATATACCTATCTCCTCCAGCTTCTCCCTTTTACCATTATCCTGCACAGTTTCATACTTCTAAGTATATTGTCAACAATTATAATCATGCCTCACAACATTTTCAAATGCTGTTAAGTTTTACATATGTTGGTGATGTTTTATGGTGCTAAAATGATCTCATTGATTCAAGGGGTGCACTAATTGCAAAGAAATTTAAGCTTTCTCATAAGTTAACCTCCGAAAACTTTATTAGCCAAGAGcagatatatattgcatactaTTAGTGATTCTATCATTATGCACTTAGTGTGCCATAAACCTGTACTTGATTTAGCTAACAAGAACTTTGTATAATTGAAGGTATCCTCCTGGTCATGGCGATATATTCCTATCCCTGATGAACAGCGGGAAACTTGATGCATTGCTCTCGCAGGTTTCATACTTCCACACAACATTACATTCAAGCTCTtgcttcttctcctctcttcTTTCTGATGTATCTGTTCCAGGGCAAGGAATATGTGTTTATTGCCAACTCTGACAACTTGGGCGCCGTTGTTGACCTGAGTATCCTTTTCTGTTTGGGCTTCTTTTGGAATCTTGCTCTGCAATTATACTTTATTCTTTCTGTATATTTTTCCATGTTTTTAGGAGCAGATGTGCCTTTGGACCAAAATCATGAAAGTTGCAAATGTCCTTGACTGAATTATGCAGAGATATTAAACCATTTGGTCTCAAACAGGAACGAGTACTGTATGGAGGTATTGGAGGATTATCAGCATCTTTTACTGATAAGAGGTCCCGCTGAAGTCCAAATTGAGTGTTGTATGTTTGTCTAATCTTGCAGGTTACACCAAAGACCCTAGCTGATGTGAAGGGTGGTACCCTCATCTCCTATGAAGGGAAGGTTCaggtatatattttattaagcAATAATATGTCATATCATGGTCTCTTGTCTGTTGCTTAGCAACCTGTTCGTATTATTCACAATTTCCTCTCTGGGAAACTGGTTCTATAGAATCAAAACTCGTAATCAATTTACTGGGACTTAGAAAGGGAACCAGATTCACCCCTCCGCACAAGTTGGATAGTTAATTTACTAGTATTAGCTGACATATCCTCTTTGATTACATGATGCAGCTACTGGAAATTGCACAAGTCCCTGATGAACATGTGAGTTAATCGTTCTTCCATTCCGCTTGTATACGAGCTTGGTAGCTGTAAGGGACTTTTTAGTTAGCATCTCTGCCAATTAAAGGAAAACTattaacaaattttttttttgggtgtttTGGGGTGGGGGTGGTTGGTGTGTGGTGTTCACATAGGATCTTTTGAGTAtttcttatctttttattCTGGGTTTATCCTCATAACGTGAATGCTGCAAGGAGTACTGGTGACTGTTGGTGTGTGGTGTTCACATAGGATCTTTTGAGTAtttcttatcttttttattctgGGTTTATCCTCATAATGTGAATGCTGCAAGGAGTACAGGTGACTGTTGCAGTACTTCATTGCATAGAGTGCTGCCACCCTTTTTCTCAAATAGTGAAGAGGCTCCTTTTCTTCTGCTATATATATGAAGACAATTTACATTTCTTATACTGGCATGTGATATATCTTTCACTTAATTCAGGTAAGTGAATTCAAGTCAatagagaaattcaaaattttcaacacAAACAATTTGTGAGTTATGCTGCCTCttgtgatttaattagttttcTCAGACACCAGACAGAATGCTAACATGCTATACAGGTGGGTGAACTTGAAAGCAATTAAAAGACTTGTGGAAGCCGAAGCACTTAAGATGGAGATCATTCCCAACCCAAAGGTATGgtaataattttgatttatctTTCCACTTTGTGTTAAGTGCTTGCACTGGTGAGACAGATGATACTTATACAATATTATAGGAAGTGGATGGAGTCAAAGTCCTTCAGCTGGAGACTGCAGCTGGTGCAGCAATTAGGGTACTTGCATTGCAAAAAATTGATATTGGAtttccttgcaaccttgacatCTGATTTGGCCTTGTCGTATTGATCAGTTCTTTGATAACGCCATTGGAATTAATGTACCCCGATCCAGATTTTTGCCAGTGAAGGCAACTTCAGATTTGCTTCTTGTGCAGGTAGATATATCTTCTGAGTTAGTTGATGAAATCCCGCATGAATTTCTTTTCCTGAATGTTGTCTCAGAAAACGAAGTTTTCTCTGATGGGACCTTCATTATATGACAGTCGGATCTGTACAATCTAGTTGATGGATTTGTTGTTCAAAATAAAGCAAGAGTGAATCCTGCAAATCCTTCGATAGAATTGGGGCCTGAATTTAAGAAGGTGAGCTGCTATATTAGTCTGTTATTTTCCTTGAGCTTTGCACTTTGATGATGTCCCCTGCTGTAACTTTTGTTTGTTCAGAGATAATGCCCGGATTATGATGTTGGCAGGTTGGCAATTTCTTGAGTCGATTCAAGTCAATTCCTAGCATCATTGAACTTGATAGCCTTAAAGTGTCTGGCGATGTATGGTTTGGTGCTGGCATCACTCTCAAGGTATGAGATATGAACACAATTCTACAATCTCACGACTCTGGATCTTTTACCTCCTCTATAGGGATTTTCTGTTGATGATGTTGAACTTGCTCTTGGAATAATTGATGTCTACCCATGGATTTGTTTTgtttctattattttatttatctcctCTGGTCACTCTGTGTTTTTACTTCCATGAACATGCTTGAAGGCAAGTGAGAATTTTTCTTATCAATTTAAACTCTCCCTCTTGTTAGGGAAAAGTGACCATATCTGCAAAGCCTGGGGTTAAACTGGAAATACCAGATGGCTCTGTACTTGAAAACAAGGTATGCACCTAAGTTTGTATTGGTATGGTCTTAACGTGGGGGCATCAACACTGTGTAAGACCAGATGGCAGAAGATGTTCAAAGCACATTCCCTCTTACTCTTTAGCAAGTTTACTTCCCTTCTATTTCTGGCTCACTTTGCAATTTTTCATTTGGTTCAACAAAAGGGTGCCTCCTTACGAGCTTCCATGAAGAGGAG
The sequence above is drawn from the Punica granatum isolate Tunisia-2019 chromosome 5, ASM765513v2, whole genome shotgun sequence genome and encodes:
- the LOC116208282 gene encoding UTP--glucose-1-phosphate uridylyltransferase-like isoform X1, which encodes MAAATLSAPDAEKLSKLKAAVAGLHQISDNEKNGFINLVARYLSGEAQHIEWSKIKTPTDEVVVPYDRLAPAPDDASETKKLLDKLVVLKLNGGLGTTMGCTGPKSVIEVRNGLTFLDLIVIQIENLNNTYKCNVPLLLMNSFNTHDDTMKIVEKYSNSNVEIHTFNQSQYPRLVVDDFMPLPCKGHTGKDGWYPPGHGDIFLSLMNSGKLDALLSQGKEYVFIANSDNLGAVVDLKILNHLVSNRNEYCMEVTPKTLADVKGGTLISYEGKVQLLEIAQVPDEHVTVAVLHCIECCHPFSQIVSEFKSIEKFKIFNTNNLWVNLKAIKRLVEAEALKMEIIPNPKEVDGVKVLQLETAAGAAIRFFDNAIGINVPRSRFLPVKATSDLLLVQSDLYNLVDGFVVQNKARVNPANPSIELGPEFKKVGNFLSRFKSIPSIIELDSLKVSGDVWFGAGITLKGKVTISAKPGVKLEIPDGSVLENKEINGPKDL
- the LOC116208282 gene encoding UTP--glucose-1-phosphate uridylyltransferase-like isoform X2, coding for MAAATLSAPDAEKLSKLKAAVAGLHQISDNEKNGFINLVARYLSGEAQHIEWSKIKTPTDEVVVPYDRLAPAPDDASETKKLLDKLVVLKLNGGLGTTMGCTGPKSVIEVRNGLTFLDLIVIQIENLNNTYKCNVPLLLMNSFNTHDDTMKIVEKYSNSNVEIHTFNQSQYPRLVVDDFMPLPCKGHTGKDGWYPPGHGDIFLSLMNSGKLDALLSQGKEYVFIANSDNLGAVVDLKILNHLVSNRNEYCMEVTPKTLADVKGGTLISYEGKVQLLEIAQVPDEHVSEFKSIEKFKIFNTNNLWVNLKAIKRLVEAEALKMEIIPNPKEVDGVKVLQLETAAGAAIRFFDNAIGINVPRSRFLPVKATSDLLLVQSDLYNLVDGFVVQNKARVNPANPSIELGPEFKKVGNFLSRFKSIPSIIELDSLKVSGDVWFGAGITLKGKVTISAKPGVKLEIPDGSVLENKEINGPKDL